A single Triticum dicoccoides isolate Atlit2015 ecotype Zavitan chromosome 2A, WEW_v2.0, whole genome shotgun sequence DNA region contains:
- the LOC119352221 gene encoding uncharacterized protein LOC119352221, which yields MALAAAATSVGVASVALLLILVANTSASDASLEGRRALPGREIHLEPIVTAENALVPVGSSPWRRSAEETPPSPANNSLVLAAKRTRRNDPSANNTVYGGGWNISEMHYWASVGYTGVPLFFLALVWFVGFGVVMLVISCCWCCCCFCRDRSDDYSPASFNASLVLLVILTIATIVGCLLLNIGQMAFHTSTIDTVDYVVGQGNLTVDNLRNFAGSLAAAKNIGVDQIFLPVEVQRKIDVVEEKLNSSANEFSARIVLNSDKIKNVVDLMQVALMDVGSIMLVLAILGLIFSVLGLQCFVSLLVIAGWVLVTFTLMMAGGFVLLHNVVGDTCVAMDEWVTHPQDHTALDDILPCVDVGTANESMHRSEEVTAQLVALVNNVIVNISNRDFPPGLQPLYFNQSGPKMPVLCNPVKPDMSPRECASGEVDFKTAPGEWKRFQCQAKGPVGKEVCTTVGRVTPAAYNQMTAAASISMGLYEYGPFLMNLQDCTFVRETFTSISVNNCPGLRYFSKTVYHGLILVSASVMVSIVCWMVHTRQRSLRGKQE from the exons ATGGCGTTGGCCGCCGCCGCGACGTCGGTCGGCGTCGCCTCCGTCGCTCTGCTCTTGATCCTCGTCGCCAATACCTCGGCTTCGGATGCTAGTTTGGAAGGGAGGCGCGCCTTGCCAG GTCGCGAGATTCACCTTGAGCCAATTGTCACTGCAGAAAATGCACTGGTGCCGGTGGGCTCATCGCCATGGAGGAGATCGGCGGAGGAGACACCACCGTCGCCGGCGAACAACTCGCTCGTGCTGGCGGCGAAGAGGACCCGCCGGAACGACCCCAGCGCGAACAACACAGTGTACGGCGGCGGGTGGAACATCAGCGAGATGCATTACTGGGCT TCCGTGGGCTACACCGGCGTCCCGCTCTTCTTTCTCGCCCTCGTCTGGTTCGTCGGCTTCGGGGTCGTCATGCTCGTCATCTCCTGCTGctggtgctgctgctgcttctgccGGGACCGGAGCGACGACTATTCGCCCGCCTCCTTCaacgcctccctcgtcctcctcgtcatcCTCACCATCGCCACCAT CGTGGGGTGTCTGCTGCTGAACATCGGGCAGATGGCGTTCCACACCAGCACGATCGACACGGTGGACTACGTGGTGGGGCAGGGCAACCTGACGGTGGACAACCTGAGGAACTTCGCGGGGAGCCTGGCCGCCGCCAAGAACATCGGGGTGGACCAGATCTTCCTCCCTGTCGAGGTCCAGCGCAAGATCGACGTCGTCGAGGAGAAGCTCAACTCCTCCGCCAACGAGTTCTCGGCCCGCATCGTGCTCAACTCCGACAAGATCAAGAACGTGGTAGACCTGAT GCAGGTAGCCCTGATGGATGTTGGAAGTATCATGCTTGTCCTTGCCATACTGGGACTCA TATTCTCCGTGTTGGGGCTGCAGTGTTTTGTCTCCCT GCTGGTGATCGCCGGATGGGTACTCGTCACCTTCACCCTCATGATGGCCGGCGGCTTCGTCCTCCTGCACAA CGTGGTGGGGGACACGTGCGTCGCCATGGACGAGTGGGTGACGCACCCACAGGACCACACGGCGCTGGACGACATCCTCCCCTGCGTGGACGTGGGGACGGCGAACGAGTCCATGCACCGGAGCGAGGAGGTGACGGCGCAGCTGGTGGCGCTCGTCAACAACGTCATCGTCAACATCTCCAATCGGGACTTCCCGCCGGGGCTGCAGCCGCTCTACTTCAACCAGTCGGGGCCCAAGATGCCGGTGCTCTGCAACCCCGTCAAGCCGGACATGAGCCCCCGGGAGTGCGCCTCCGGCGAGGTCGACTTCAAGACGGCGCCGGGGGAGTGGAAGCGGTTCCAGTGCCAGGCCAAGGGCCCCGTCGGGAAGGAGGTGTGCACGACGGTGGGGCGGGTCACGCCGGCGGCCTACAACCAGATGACGGCGGCGGCGAGCATCAGCATGGGGCTGTACGAGTACGGGCCGTTCCTGATGAACCTCCAGGACTGCACCTTCGTCCGGGAGACCTTCACCTCCATCAGCGTCAACAACTGCCCCGGCCTCCGGTATTTCAGCAAGACCGTCTACCACGGCCTCATCCTCGTATCCGCCTCCGTCATGGTCTCCATCGTCTGCTGGATGGTGCACACCAGGCAGCGCAGCCTTCGCGGCAAGCAGGAGTGA